In Aricia agestis chromosome 16, ilAriAges1.1, whole genome shotgun sequence, one genomic interval encodes:
- the LOC121734683 gene encoding tetraspanin-18-like: MGCGEFLVKYILFFANLFFALAGLALLGIGIAVELKVAAVVNFMEQNQMLQMTSISAIVLGSVVFVIAFFGCCGAVRESNCMLVTYSIFMLVLMVLKITLAVLIFVNLDSFLAEVPKWLNEAFAKDQQAFHELEQSLKCCGPTGASSYQNLVLPQSCCASTPCTIVNAYTSCNDVIQSFFSTFGLVTGAVAIGIVAVELVAVVFGLCLANHVRNRDRRAYY; encoded by the exons atggggTGCGGTGAATTTTTGGTGAAATACATACTTTTCTTCGCGAATTTGTTCTTTGCG CTAGCGGGTCTGGCGCTGCTGGGCATCGGCATCGCGGTGGAGCTGAAGGTGGCCGCGGTGGTTAACTTCATGGAGCAGAACCAGATGCTGCAGATGACGTCGATCAGCGCCATCGTGCTGGGTTCCGTCGTCTTCGTTATCGCGTTCTTCGGCTGCTGCGGCGCGGTGCGGGAGAGCAACTGCATGCTTGTCACG tactcaatcttcatgttGGTGCTGATGGTGCTGAAGATAACCCTGGCGGTGCTGATCTTCGTGAACCTGGACAGCTTCCTGGCGGAGGTGCCCAAGTGGCTCAACGAGGCCTTCGCCAAGGACCAGCAAGCATTCCACGAGTTGGAACAATCG CTGAAGTGCTGCGGCCCGACCGGCGCCAGCTCGTACCAGAACCTGGTTCTGCCGCAGAGCTGCTGCGCCTCCACCCCGTGCACCATCGTCAACGCCTACACCTCCTGCAACGACGTCATCCAGTCCTTCTTCAGCACCTTCGGCCTGGTGACCGGAGCCGTCGCCATCGGCATTGTCGCTGTCGAG ctGGTGGCAGTCGTTTTCGGCCTGTGCCTGGCAAATCACGTCCGCAACAGGGACAGAAGAGCGTactactaa
- the LOC121734887 gene encoding uncharacterized protein LOC121734887 isoform X1, producing the protein MSCGKCLLYIINTLEVGLCLGLLGLGLSTGLTLLTYVACGGLIIGLLCWGGLCTGNRCMLLSYTWCMFTLTVMCLCFIISPQTGKSVVGEPLEQFILAVYMKSGTLEDLPCCPKIPLERPRDWESLVVSKVMGAGNELLCAGTKLVGVLTCKDFVDLILDTYGTPLALAAAVLMFTSGVNTWYEVRIVLKRRRDASPTW; encoded by the exons ATGAGCTGTGGAAAATGcttactgtatattataaatacattaGAAGTG GGGCTGTGTCTGGGACTTCTTGGTCTGGGCCTGAGCACTGGATTGACCCTCCTCACGTACGTAGCCTGCGGTGGCCTCATCATTGGCCTCCTGTGTTGGGGCGGACTCTGCACGGGCAATCGCTGCATGCTCCTCTCG TACACGTGGTGTATGTTCACGCTGACGGTGATGTGCCTGTGCTTCATCATAAGCCCGCAGACAGGGAAGTCGGTGGTCGGCGAGCCGCTGGAACAATTCATCCTAGCTGTTTACATGAAGAGCGGAACG TTGGAGGATCTGCCCTGCTGCCCGAAGATCCCACTGGAGCGCCCCAGGGATTGGGAGTCGTTGGTGGTTAGCAAGGTGATGGGTGCGGGCAACGAGCTCTTGTGCGCCGGCACCAAGCTGGTTGGAGTCCTCACCTGCAAGGATTTCGTTGACCTCATCCTCGACACCTACGGAACTCCTCTAGCGCTTGCCGCCGCGGTCCTGATG tttacaTCCGGTGTAAATACCTGGTATGAAGTGCGTATAGTCCTCAAACGCAGGCGAGACGCATCACCAACATGGTAA
- the LOC121734887 gene encoding uncharacterized protein LOC121734887 isoform X2, which produces MSSGKCFLSIINTLAVGLCLGLLGLGLSTGLTLLTYVACGGLIIGLLCWGGLCTGNRCMLLSYTWCMFTLTVMCLCFIISPQTGKSVVGEPLEQFILAVYMKSGTLEDLPCCPKIPLERPRDWESLVVSKVMGAGNELLCAGTKLVGVLTCKDFVDLILDTYGTPLALAAAVLMFTSGVNTWYEVRIVLKRRRDASPTW; this is translated from the exons GGGCTGTGTCTGGGACTTCTTGGTCTGGGCCTGAGCACTGGATTGACCCTCCTCACGTACGTAGCCTGCGGTGGCCTCATCATTGGCCTCCTGTGTTGGGGCGGACTCTGCACGGGCAATCGCTGCATGCTCCTCTCG TACACGTGGTGTATGTTCACGCTGACGGTGATGTGCCTGTGCTTCATCATAAGCCCGCAGACAGGGAAGTCGGTGGTCGGCGAGCCGCTGGAACAATTCATCCTAGCTGTTTACATGAAGAGCGGAACG TTGGAGGATCTGCCCTGCTGCCCGAAGATCCCACTGGAGCGCCCCAGGGATTGGGAGTCGTTGGTGGTTAGCAAGGTGATGGGTGCGGGCAACGAGCTCTTGTGCGCCGGCACCAAGCTGGTTGGAGTCCTCACCTGCAAGGATTTCGTTGACCTCATCCTCGACACCTACGGAACTCCTCTAGCGCTTGCCGCCGCGGTCCTGATG tttacaTCCGGTGTAAATACCTGGTATGAAGTGCGTATAGTCCTCAAACGCAGGCGAGACGCATCACCAACATGGTAA